The following are encoded together in the Candidatus Methylomirabilis oxygeniifera genome:
- a CDS encoding ABC transporter, ATPase subunit, producing MENSDVILKATGLTVGYGRRTVLESVTVECRKGEFWFFIGPNGSGKTTLIRTMLGILRSQAGGLWLHPDLAHRKGIGFVPQRCDLNPALPTTVKEFVILGLVGIQLGAKEEAERLEWALRKVGLEGMAGRDYWSLSGGQRQRALVARALVRRPGLLILDEPTNGLDLSTEDSFLRLLADLNREEHLTLFFVTHDIAIAARYATHLALFRSGSIESGPREQMLNRAVLERVYGVGVEVTRDPSGTVAVQVYPPGGHS from the coding sequence ATGGAGAACAGCGATGTTATTCTGAAAGCGACAGGGCTGACTGTCGGCTACGGGCGCCGGACTGTGCTCGAAAGCGTCACCGTTGAATGCCGAAAGGGGGAGTTCTGGTTCTTTATCGGACCGAACGGCTCAGGAAAGACCACGCTGATTCGTACCATGCTGGGGATCCTTCGATCACAGGCCGGAGGGTTATGGCTCCACCCGGACCTGGCGCACCGGAAGGGCATTGGTTTTGTCCCGCAGCGATGCGATCTGAATCCAGCTCTCCCCACTACGGTCAAGGAATTCGTCATACTGGGGCTCGTGGGCATTCAGCTCGGTGCTAAAGAGGAAGCGGAGCGCCTCGAGTGGGCGCTCCGCAAGGTCGGTCTGGAGGGGATGGCGGGGCGCGATTACTGGTCCCTTTCCGGCGGGCAGCGACAACGGGCGCTGGTGGCTCGAGCCCTCGTGCGACGGCCTGGCCTGCTGATCCTCGACGAACCGACTAATGGTCTCGACCTCTCAACGGAAGACTCATTTCTGCGATTGCTCGCTGACCTGAACCGGGAGGAACATCTGACCCTCTTCTTCGTCACCCACGATATCGCCATTGCCGCGCGATACGCCACGCACCTGGCGCTCTTCCGTTCCGGGAGCATAGAGTCCGGACCGCGTGAGCAGATGCTCAATCGGGCCGTTCTTGAGCGGGTGTATGGGGTGGGCGTGGAGGTGACCCGCGATCCATCGGGCACTGTCGCAGTCCAGGTCTACCCTCCCGGAGGACATTCGTGA
- a CDS encoding protein of unknown function (Evidence 5 : No homology to any previously reported sequences) produces the protein MVEDRPMRRIVVRALTCSADIITFLKGTLRIHAEELQPGEPVEFAFDASRFPFAIAIFESLLAGVGMKLLSTREEDGMRLFKVEKL, from the coding sequence GTGGTCGAGGACAGGCCGATGCGGCGTATTGTGGTCCGTGCGCTTACGTGTAGTGCGGATATCATTACCTTCTTAAAGGGCACCCTCCGAATCCATGCCGAGGAGCTTCAGCCGGGCGAGCCGGTAGAATTTGCGTTTGACGCCAGCCGATTCCCGTTTGCGATTGCGATCTTCGAATCGTTGCTGGCCGGCGTCGGCATGAAACTCCTCTCAACTCGAGAGGAGGACGGGATGAGGCTCTTCAAGGTTGAGAAGCTGTAG
- a CDS encoding Serine/threonine protein kinase (fragment) encodes MRRTALVTGAALLFVTITYGLTITQEQDAAAAPPAQDDVEMVAVPAGEFIIGSDDPEADDNEKPATKVFVGPFSIDKFEVTNARYLRCIEAGICPRPPNRGYDDPTKANFPATVVSYQAAVAYCRWVGKRLPTEAEWEKAARGTDGRRYPWGNTFEAERANVGYSVGSATSVGSYPKGASPYGMMDMAGNVWEWTSSLYNPYPYDPGDGREDPTARGSRVERGGGWYTPEWHARTTRRTASGHVYRRFSDLGFRCAK; translated from the coding sequence ATGAGGCGCACGGCTCTCGTTACAGGGGCTGCACTCCTGTTCGTCACCATCACCTACGGCCTGACGATCACCCAGGAGCAGGACGCTGCTGCAGCGCCTCCGGCTCAAGACGACGTGGAAATGGTGGCCGTCCCGGCAGGCGAATTCATTATCGGCTCCGATGATCCAGAGGCCGACGATAATGAGAAACCGGCCACGAAGGTCTTTGTGGGGCCCTTCTCGATCGACAAGTTCGAGGTGACAAATGCTCGCTACCTCCGGTGCATCGAGGCGGGGATTTGCCCTCGGCCGCCCAACCGAGGATACGATGATCCCACGAAGGCCAACTTTCCGGCGACGGTCGTGAGTTACCAGGCGGCGGTGGCATACTGCCGATGGGTCGGCAAGCGCCTGCCGACTGAGGCGGAGTGGGAAAAGGCTGCCCGCGGCACCGATGGCCGACGTTATCCATGGGGCAATACCTTCGAGGCTGAACGGGCCAACGTCGGATACTCGGTCGGGTCCGCCACCTCTGTGGGGAGCTACCCAAAAGGGGCCTCCCCTTACGGGATGATGGACATGGCCGGCAATGTCTGGGAGTGGACGTCGTCGCTCTACAATCCCTATCCCTATGATCCCGGTGACGGACGCGAAGACCCCACCGCCAGAGGCAGCAGGGTCGAGCGCGGCGGGGGGTGGTACACTCCCGAGTGGCATGCGCGGACGACCCGGCGGACCGCCAGCGGCCACGTCTATCGCCGCTTCAGCGACCTTGGGTTCCGCTGCGCCAAGTAA
- a CDS encoding membrane protein of unknown function (Evidence 5 : No homology to any previously reported sequences), with translation MIEEFLSSWPLFQNTYLVGWSIALLLSLVGVLAVARDQIFIGAAMSQASTLGITMAMWIGAWVAPATLPWLHSDNFLSAMAVAFSLVAALITTRGGKESGESHETITGWVFLVSASLSILIVSRSPHGLEEIHRLLSSSIIGATRADVRTFGLLAGLTALFLAVTHRRTLLFLMDPAMAAAVGMNVTRWAALISTLLGLAVGLSIRSSGMLYTFGCLVLPALIAKNLCREVRPMFIVAPLVALMTGAIAFVLANHYDYPPAPMTVALLSLLLTIAWLFRRLRQVNGIF, from the coding sequence GTGATCGAGGAGTTCCTCTCATCATGGCCTCTATTTCAGAACACCTACCTCGTCGGGTGGTCAATCGCCCTGTTGCTCTCGTTGGTCGGAGTACTTGCAGTGGCCCGCGACCAGATCTTCATCGGGGCAGCCATGTCGCAGGCCTCAACCCTGGGGATTACCATGGCGATGTGGATCGGGGCATGGGTCGCTCCCGCTACGCTCCCCTGGCTTCACTCGGATAACTTTCTGTCCGCCATGGCCGTGGCGTTCTCCCTGGTCGCAGCTCTGATCACCACGCGCGGAGGCAAAGAGTCGGGAGAAAGTCATGAGACAATCACCGGCTGGGTGTTTCTTGTGTCGGCTAGTCTCTCGATCCTGATCGTCTCCAGGAGTCCGCACGGGCTCGAGGAGATCCATCGGTTGCTTTCCTCCAGCATCATCGGAGCCACGAGAGCCGACGTCCGGACCTTCGGCCTGCTCGCCGGTTTGACCGCTCTTTTCCTTGCGGTCACCCATCGACGTACCCTGCTCTTCCTCATGGACCCTGCTATGGCCGCGGCGGTGGGAATGAACGTCACTCGCTGGGCAGCGCTCATCTCAACCTTACTCGGGCTAGCCGTGGGGTTGTCCATCAGATCTTCCGGGATGTTGTATACGTTTGGATGCCTGGTACTGCCCGCCCTTATCGCAAAGAATCTCTGCCGCGAGGTTCGCCCCATGTTCATTGTCGCCCCGCTCGTTGCCCTCATGACCGGCGCGATAGCGTTCGTGCTCGCAAACCATTATGATTATCCGCCGGCGCCGATGACGGTTGCGCTGCTGAGCCTGCTGCTAACGATCGCGTGGCTATTCCGGCGGCTGCGTCAGGTGAACGGGATATTCTGA
- a CDS encoding Thioredoxin peroxidase (AhpC, Alkyl hydroperoxide reductase) (Evidence 2b : Function of strongly homologous gene; PubMedId : 8999971; Product type e : enzyme) — translation MVKIGSKAPDFTANTTKGPITLSQFRGKWVLLFAHPADFTPVCTTEFIEFARRHKEFKDLGCEIVGLSVDSIYSHIEWLRHMEESAKVKIDFPVIADPEKEVANLYDLINPELKLTVRGVFFIDPEGIVRFAMYYPIPFGRNIDEILRSLQALQTVDKYGVACPVNWQPGQDVIVPPPQTIDEADKRAKAGADRWYIMRKKI, via the coding sequence ATGGTCAAGATCGGATCAAAAGCGCCGGATTTCACTGCCAATACCACCAAGGGCCCCATTACCCTGTCCCAGTTCCGCGGGAAGTGGGTCTTACTCTTTGCTCACCCGGCCGACTTTACACCGGTCTGTACGACGGAGTTCATCGAATTCGCCAGGCGGCACAAGGAATTCAAGGACCTCGGATGCGAGATCGTCGGCCTGAGCGTGGATAGTATCTACTCGCACATCGAGTGGCTCCGCCATATGGAGGAGTCGGCCAAAGTCAAAATTGATTTCCCGGTGATCGCCGACCCCGAGAAAGAGGTCGCTAACCTTTACGATCTGATCAACCCTGAACTCAAGCTCACCGTCCGCGGTGTCTTCTTCATCGATCCTGAGGGGATCGTCCGTTTCGCTATGTACTACCCGATCCCATTCGGGCGCAACATCGACGAGATCTTGCGGAGCCTACAGGCATTACAAACCGTGGACAAGTATGGGGTCGCCTGCCCGGTCAACTGGCAGCCGGGCCAGGATGTCATCGTGCCTCCGCCGCAGACGATCGACGAGGCCGACAAGCGCGCCAAGGCCGGCGCCGACCGCTGGTACATCATGCGGAAAAAGATCTAG
- a CDS encoding conserved membrane protein of unknown function (Evidence 4 : Homologs of previously reported genes of unknown function): MTKLLGNWQIETKLWYIALLRIFFGYYFLRDGLGKLSGGFTGAGALEKWLTAKTADAFGWYKPFLTDTVIPHHQLFAALVTWGMILAGLALLSGLLTRPAALAGIFLTLNFYLAKGGGSPATTSDQAFMAGLLVVFLTRAGRSFGFDRWLARRYPRSPLW, from the coding sequence GTGACCAAGCTGCTGGGTAACTGGCAGATAGAAACAAAGCTGTGGTATATCGCGCTCCTGCGCATCTTTTTCGGTTATTACTTTCTGCGAGACGGCCTCGGGAAGTTGTCCGGTGGCTTTACCGGCGCCGGCGCACTGGAAAAGTGGCTCACCGCGAAGACCGCCGACGCATTTGGCTGGTATAAACCGTTCCTGACCGACACCGTGATTCCCCATCATCAGCTCTTCGCCGCACTCGTCACCTGGGGGATGATCCTGGCCGGTCTGGCGCTTCTGTCTGGGCTCTTGACGCGTCCGGCTGCGCTGGCAGGAATCTTCCTGACGCTTAATTTCTATCTGGCCAAGGGGGGCGGGTCGCCGGCCACCACCTCGGACCAGGCGTTTATGGCCGGTCTGCTGGTGGTCTTCCTCACGCGCGCCGGTCGCTCCTTTGGATTCGATCGCTGGTTAGCTCGGCGCTATCCACGCTCCCCGCTCTGGTAG
- the folC gene encoding bifunctional folylpolyglutamate synthase/dihydrofolate synthase protein (folC) (Evidence 2a : Function of homologous gene experimentally demonstrated in an other organism; Product type e : enzyme), giving the protein MTYSQAITYLYGLQRYGVKLGLENMKRLLGAVGDPHRRFPSVLVGGTNGKGSTSALLSSILKSAGYRVGLYTSPHLLDFTERIQVDGQAISGSEVAALTDELRQVIAELFPTSDTPNPPVPPFSKGGVGKFCISHPTFFEVTTVLAFLHFVRSKVDYAVVEVGMGGRFDATNVLDAQVAVITNIALEHEEYLGKTLGAIAAEKAGIIKGATRVVTAVDVPEALAVITDACRKRSVTLFDIRSAYDWRIHRSDLFGQRFSMGDKGQPAETFDIPLLGRHQVVNAIAAIAVSRLLRTAGAAIPESSIREGLCRTRWPGRLQLFPGRPLLILDGAHNPAGAIALRAFLEEQRFAGRLTLVFGVLQDKNWIAMLQALAPLAKRVILTRPESERAADPHRLLEAERFCPKIEILEDVAEAIALARTVTDPEDTVVITGSLFVISAALRALGAQGEQT; this is encoded by the coding sequence ATGACCTATTCCCAGGCAATTACCTATCTTTACGGACTCCAGCGTTACGGCGTGAAGCTGGGTCTCGAGAATATGAAACGGCTTCTTGGAGCCGTCGGCGATCCGCACCGTCGGTTCCCATCCGTCCTGGTCGGCGGGACCAACGGCAAAGGGTCTACCTCCGCATTGCTCTCATCGATTCTGAAGTCCGCCGGCTATCGAGTCGGGCTCTATACCTCCCCGCATCTCCTGGATTTCACGGAGCGCATCCAGGTGGACGGACAGGCCATCTCTGGAAGTGAGGTCGCAGCCCTCACCGATGAACTTCGACAGGTCATTGCCGAGCTCTTCCCAACATCCGACACCCCAAATCCCCCCGTGCCCCCCTTTTCTAAAGGGGGGGTGGGGAAATTTTGCATCTCGCACCCGACGTTTTTTGAGGTCACGACTGTCCTCGCTTTTCTCCACTTCGTTCGCAGCAAGGTAGACTACGCGGTGGTGGAAGTAGGAATGGGGGGGCGGTTCGATGCCACCAATGTTCTCGACGCCCAGGTGGCGGTCATCACCAATATCGCCTTGGAGCACGAGGAATATCTGGGAAAGACGCTGGGGGCAATTGCCGCAGAGAAGGCAGGGATCATCAAGGGGGCAACACGTGTCGTCACTGCCGTCGATGTCCCAGAGGCCCTGGCCGTCATTACCGACGCATGTCGAAAGCGTAGCGTGACCCTTTTCGATATCCGGAGCGCATACGACTGGCGGATTCACCGGTCAGATCTCTTCGGTCAGCGATTCAGCATGGGTGACAAGGGGCAGCCTGCCGAAACCTTCGACATCCCCCTGCTCGGTCGACATCAGGTCGTCAATGCGATCGCTGCCATTGCAGTATCCCGACTTCTCCGGACCGCCGGCGCCGCCATCCCGGAGAGTTCGATTCGAGAAGGCTTATGTCGGACACGATGGCCTGGCCGTCTTCAGCTCTTTCCCGGTCGGCCCCTTCTGATCCTAGATGGCGCACACAATCCGGCGGGCGCCATCGCGCTACGCGCTTTCCTTGAAGAGCAACGGTTTGCCGGTCGGTTGACTCTCGTGTTCGGCGTGCTGCAGGATAAGAACTGGATCGCGATGCTGCAAGCGCTGGCGCCGCTGGCAAAACGGGTCATCCTCACGCGCCCGGAGAGCGAGCGCGCAGCGGATCCGCATCGTCTACTGGAAGCCGAACGCTTCTGTCCGAAGATCGAGATCCTTGAAGATGTAGCCGAGGCGATTGCGTTGGCCAGGACAGTGACCGATCCGGAGGATACGGTCGTCATCACCGGTTCGCTCTTCGTCATCTCGGCGGCTCTACGCGCGCTCGGAGCACAGGGGGAGCAGACATGA
- the glmU gene encoding bifunctional: N-acetyl glucosamine-1-phosphate uridyltransferase (N-terminal); glucosamine-1-phosphate acetyl transferase (C-terminal) (Evidence 2a : Function of homologous gene experimentally demonstrated in an other organism; PubMedId : 8083170, 8407787, 8555230; Product type e : enzyme), producing the protein MNDLCTVILAAGQGTRMRSKLPKVVHPVAGLPMITYVVEACRSLQAKRTLVITGHQADRVREAMAGEVTEFVHQPEQHGTAHALLQAHEALAGFDGDLLVVSGDTPLLTSQTLDGLLRAHREARALATVLTAEVAEPIGYGRIIRSTTGELLRIVEELEATPQERKVHEINAGVYCFAARALFEALQAIRPSAVKGELYLPDAIALLRDRDGGVQAYRALDPDEVRGVNTRAELAEIYRLLWRKTALRLLAEGVTFLDPERTYVGPFVRIGPDSILYPNVTLEGQTVIGEATTIYSGCRIRNSTIGNDTVILDGCIIQESQIGDECQVGPYAHLRPHAQLRQRAKVGNFVEVKKSVVGEGSKVPHLSYIGDTTIGERVNVGAGTITCNYDGFTKHQTVIEDDVFVGSDVILVAPVSVGRGAIIAAGSTITENVPPDALAFGRARQVNKSGSAGAFRSKHRKG; encoded by the coding sequence ATGAACGATCTCTGTACGGTAATCTTGGCGGCCGGCCAGGGAACCAGGATGCGCTCGAAGCTCCCGAAGGTGGTGCATCCGGTAGCCGGTCTGCCGATGATCACCTATGTCGTCGAAGCGTGCCGCTCCCTCCAGGCGAAGCGAACCCTTGTGATCACCGGCCACCAAGCCGACAGGGTGAGAGAGGCTATGGCGGGCGAGGTCACCGAATTCGTTCACCAACCGGAGCAACACGGGACGGCTCACGCTCTCCTGCAAGCCCATGAGGCCCTCGCCGGCTTCGACGGCGATCTCCTGGTCGTGTCAGGGGATACGCCGCTCCTCACCTCACAGACCCTCGACGGTCTGCTGCGGGCGCACCGTGAGGCTCGCGCGTTGGCTACCGTGCTTACGGCTGAGGTGGCTGAGCCAATCGGCTACGGGCGGATCATACGGTCTACGACGGGGGAACTCCTACGAATCGTTGAGGAGTTGGAGGCCACACCACAGGAGCGGAAAGTTCACGAAATCAACGCCGGGGTCTACTGCTTTGCCGCGCGAGCGCTTTTCGAGGCGCTGCAGGCGATTCGTCCCTCTGCCGTCAAGGGCGAACTCTATCTTCCTGACGCTATCGCACTGCTGCGGGATCGGGACGGAGGCGTACAGGCGTACCGAGCGCTCGACCCAGACGAGGTGCGAGGGGTCAACACTCGCGCAGAGCTGGCTGAGATCTACCGCTTGCTCTGGCGAAAAACCGCTCTGCGGCTGCTCGCTGAAGGGGTCACCTTTCTCGACCCCGAGCGTACCTACGTCGGCCCGTTCGTCAGGATCGGTCCCGATTCGATCCTCTATCCGAACGTGACGCTCGAAGGGCAAACGGTGATCGGAGAGGCGACCACAATCTACTCAGGCTGTCGGATCCGCAATTCGACAATCGGCAATGACACCGTTATCCTGGATGGATGCATTATCCAGGAGAGTCAGATCGGCGACGAGTGCCAGGTCGGGCCATACGCACATCTGAGACCCCACGCTCAGCTCCGACAACGGGCCAAGGTTGGAAACTTTGTCGAGGTCAAGAAGTCGGTCGTCGGCGAAGGGTCAAAGGTCCCGCACTTGAGTTACATCGGCGACACCACCATCGGAGAGCGTGTCAATGTCGGCGCCGGGACAATTACGTGTAACTATGACGGCTTTACCAAGCATCAGACCGTCATCGAGGACGACGTGTTCGTAGGCAGCGATGTGATCCTCGTGGCGCCGGTCTCAGTGGGACGCGGCGCGATCATCGCCGCCGGTTCGACCATCACCGAGAATGTACCGCCTGATGCACTGGCATTCGGTCGGGCACGGCAGGTCAACAAGAGCGGCTCTGCTGGGGCATTTCGGTCCAAACACCGAAAGGGGTAA
- the troA gene encoding Similar to periplasmic zinc binding protein: MFTGLRRMFCLSVLGWLVATFGFVGPSAFAQEGIKPIAVCVTVTDLSSLAGEIGGDQVSVTVFAKGTEDAHFIEAKPSFIKMLSQCDLYLQVGMDLEIGWAPVLLQNARNGAVLPGGRGYVDASRVIARLEVPTSPVDRSMGDVHPLGNPHYLLDPLNGLKVARLIRDKLIELRPDRKSYFEDRYTSFHLRLGTALVGERLAKKYDFEKLALLYEHGKLAPFLKGQGEASLLGGWLGKMLPHFGTKVVADHNLWPYFARRFGIAVIGFMEPKPGIPPTTKQLGALVDLMRAERVGVVLTVSYYDPRHARFISQQTGARVVNLAHQVGARDGTDDYFAMVDYNVRKMAAALEGS; this comes from the coding sequence ATGTTCACGGGATTGCGACGTATGTTTTGCCTCAGCGTCCTGGGCTGGCTTGTGGCAACCTTCGGCTTTGTCGGCCCATCCGCCTTCGCCCAAGAGGGAATCAAGCCGATTGCCGTGTGCGTCACAGTAACTGACCTGAGCAGCCTCGCCGGCGAGATTGGAGGCGACCAGGTCTCCGTCACGGTCTTCGCAAAGGGAACAGAAGACGCGCATTTCATCGAGGCCAAGCCTAGTTTCATCAAGATGCTGAGTCAATGTGATCTCTATCTCCAGGTCGGGATGGACTTGGAAATCGGTTGGGCCCCGGTCCTCTTACAGAACGCCAGGAACGGGGCGGTCTTACCGGGCGGGCGCGGCTACGTCGACGCATCCAGGGTCATCGCGCGTCTGGAAGTCCCCACAAGCCCAGTGGACCGCTCGATGGGCGATGTTCACCCACTGGGAAACCCACACTATCTGCTTGATCCGTTGAATGGCCTCAAGGTAGCAAGGCTGATCCGTGACAAGCTGATTGAGCTGCGACCGGACAGGAAGTCATACTTCGAGGATCGCTACACCTCGTTTCACCTGAGACTCGGCACAGCGTTGGTTGGCGAGAGGCTCGCCAAGAAGTACGATTTCGAAAAACTCGCGCTGCTCTACGAGCACGGAAAGCTTGCCCCCTTCCTGAAGGGCCAAGGAGAGGCGTCCCTGCTCGGGGGATGGTTGGGAAAGATGCTTCCTCACTTCGGAACCAAGGTCGTAGCCGATCACAATTTGTGGCCCTACTTCGCTCGCCGGTTTGGGATCGCCGTCATCGGGTTCATGGAGCCGAAACCAGGAATCCCCCCGACGACCAAGCAGTTGGGAGCGCTGGTGGACCTGATGCGAGCAGAACGGGTCGGGGTGGTTCTGACGGTGAGCTACTATGACCCTCGCCATGCCCGATTCATCTCGCAACAGACCGGCGCCAGGGTCGTGAACTTAGCTCACCAGGTAGGGGCGCGCGATGGTACCGATGATTATTTCGCCATGGTTGACTATAATGTGCGCAAGATGGCTGCAGCGTTGGAAGGTTCATAG
- a CDS encoding membrane protein of unknown function (Evidence 5 : No homology to any previously reported sequences), whose product METKKPFDVLKPLLYVGWLAALLGLTMEAILVALAAGFGTLKGANPVLADLVQKVSWSTIVCVGLAVGATAKKARGPVMGLAGLFAAPLAFMVARSLHDGAKEALSVAADAGPGPSLILIAILKGFQYGSFGLMLDWVAKKPWGGLSAHLATGLAVGVVFGGAMVAFFVQAAPQTPPMSSLVSRAANECLFPVGCAFVVYVSKVLKKLSGRPEE is encoded by the coding sequence ATGGAGACGAAGAAACCCTTCGATGTCTTGAAACCCCTTCTGTACGTGGGATGGTTGGCGGCGCTGCTGGGTCTCACGATGGAAGCCATTCTCGTCGCGCTCGCGGCCGGCTTTGGGACGCTGAAAGGCGCGAATCCGGTTCTGGCCGATCTCGTCCAGAAGGTGTCCTGGTCAACCATCGTGTGCGTGGGCCTAGCCGTCGGCGCCACGGCAAAGAAGGCGCGGGGGCCGGTGATGGGACTTGCGGGCCTGTTCGCTGCGCCCCTCGCGTTTATGGTTGCGCGCTCGCTGCACGACGGCGCGAAGGAGGCGCTCTCGGTCGCGGCGGACGCCGGCCCCGGCCCATCACTCATTCTGATCGCCATCCTCAAGGGATTCCAGTATGGCAGCTTTGGTCTGATGCTCGACTGGGTCGCGAAAAAGCCGTGGGGAGGATTGTCGGCGCACCTCGCGACGGGGCTCGCCGTGGGCGTCGTGTTCGGCGGTGCGATGGTGGCCTTCTTCGTCCAGGCCGCGCCCCAGACGCCGCCGATGTCCTCGCTTGTCTCCCGCGCCGCTAACGAGTGTCTTTTTCCCGTCGGCTGCGCGTTCGTGGTCTATGTCTCGAAGGTCCTGAAGAAGCTGAGCGGGCGACCGGAAGAGTGA